Proteins from one Camelina sativa cultivar DH55 chromosome 8, Cs, whole genome shotgun sequence genomic window:
- the LOC104707964 gene encoding vacuolar protein sorting-associated protein 8 homolog isoform X1, protein MLVASLVVESLESQHFNDSDGKCYDTKVSNVEDSSFGDVESDKSDIVIPDSKAEGIDAFVPDDGSSISGISELVEERIVELEKERMSKREKSKSPSFRKQLVLAEEFEKKQAYTGLHWEEGAAAQPMRLEGVKVGSTNLGYFDVDADNTISRTISSQAFKRDHGSPQVLAVHLRFVAVGTSKGVILVIPSKYSSDTADQMESKMIWLGLQGERSQSPVTSVCFNQIGSLLLAGYGDGHVTVWDVQRASVAKVITEHTAPVVYAFFLGRDSQGSRLFKVITSDTKGVVFKHTFSWALLLNMYTVKSQCLLDGQNNGTVLSASPLPDENFGSSLASSKGGNSAVPSSSISSMMGGVVGVDSTWKLFNEDSTSVEEGVVIFLTYQTGLVVKLIPNLEVYAQLPRPEGVREGSMPYTAWTCSTGNSSKEAEDRVSFLVIAWDRRVQVAKLVKSDLKEYAKWSLDSPAIGVVWLDDQLLVIPTVSGHLYLFTRDGVVIHQTNFSVAGSSGNDLISYHTYFTNVFGNPEKAYQNSVGVRGASVYILGTAHLIISRLLPWKERVDVLRRGGDWMGAFNMAMSLFNGQAHGVVDLPKTVDAIREAIAPSLAELLFSYVDEVFSYISIAFSNQIEKNGVTHEQSSGTNNVNLEIEEQYNRVGGVAVEFCVHINRMDLLFDEIFSRFVAVQQRDTFLELLEPYILRDMLGSLPPEIMQALVEHYSRKGWLQRIEQCVLHMDISSLDFNQVVRICREHGLYGALLYLFNKGLDDFRSPLEELLIVLRNSEKQRATAIGYRMLVYLKYCFLGLAFPPGHGTLNPTRLPSLRTELIQFLLEKSNTHDSSTCVTSRWIYLNLYHLLEMDTEATLDVLRYAFVEKEMVNHEGHLLESGEVSLESKTDDSLPEVNNNILIQNLIDALVHVLDGDLSQADESGDPNDSESDKNWPAKEDSSLLYEFVAFYAARGKVSIPKSVLAQILDYLTSDHIHPTYNVSSKLRETQLLNLLKAVPETDWDVAYVSHLCEKSHFYQVCGYIHILGRRYVAALDSYMKEADEPIHSFCYVNNMLSRLSGDEFTAFQSAIICRIPELLVLNRQGTFFLIIDNLKDNITRIQEQLHSHPRSLFLYLKTVIEVHLSGSLDFSRLKKYEAADNSGENIRRDIPKEAEIYLEELNGFPKFIQDNPVNVTDDMIELYLELLCKYEPKSVLRFLETFDSYRVEHCLRLCQEYGIVDAAAFLLERVGDAASALSLTLSGLNEKYVELENAVDYLITQMKLSASEGASLELFSSALELKEVHGIQGVLQACVGLCQRNTPRLNPEESEILWFRFLDTFCEPLMDSYREPRNTDEINKGPLDVKPLELNVNESDVAIKWRIPGSDTAGTHILRKLISQFIKEIVEGMIGYVRLPTIMTKLLSDNGTQEFGDFKLTILGMLGTYGFERRILDTAKSLIEDDTFYSMNLLKKGASHGYAPRSLLCCICSCPLTKTFTALRVRVFNCGHATHLQCEPSENETSSSSSSVHVSSSGCPVCMTKKTSKSSSKGKSFYLDYGLISTVSSNAGSAQRASPYLHENEMSNHSHNQQISRFEILTNLQKDQRLVQIESLPRLRLAPPAVYHEKVSRFSGFTPGESSSGKGTKPVKTEQGKKLKAKGSIFGSRFALGKDKTSRM, encoded by the exons ATGTTAGTCGCTTCTTTGGTGGTGGAGTCTTTAGAGTCTCAACATTTTAATGATTCTGATGGCAAGTGCTATGATACTAAGGTAAGCAATGTTGAGGACTCAAGTTTTGGAGATGTTGAGAGTGATAAATCAGATATAGTTATACCGGATTCTAAAGCAGAGGGAATTGATGCTTTTGTTCCTGATGATGGAAGCTCAATTTCTGGCATTTCAGAGCTTGTAGAAGAGAGGATTGTTGAGTTGGAAAAAGAAAGGatgagtaaaagagagaaatcaaaatcaccATCTTTTAGAAAGCAGCTTGTCTTGGCtgaagagtttgagaaaaaacAAGCATATACAGGTTTGCATTGGGAGGAAGGTGCTGCTGCTCAGCCAATGAGACTTGAGGGTGTTAAGGTCGGTTCGACGAATTTAGGTTACTTTGATGTTGATGCTGACAATACCATCAGCCGAACCATTTCATCGCAAGCATTTAAGCGAGACCACGGTTCTCCTCAGGTTTTGGCTGTTCATTTAAGGTTTGTTGCTGTGGGTACATCCAAGGGGGTCATCCTCGTTATACCAAGTAAATATTCTTCTGATACTGCAGATCAAATGGAATCAAAG ATGATTTGGCTTGGTTTACAAGGAGAAAGATCCCAGTCCCCAGTTACCTCCGTTTGCTTCAATCAGATAGGGAGCCTCCTGCTAGCAGGTTATGGTGATGGACATGTTACAGTTTGGGACGTGCAGAGAGCTTCGGTCGCAAAAGTGATCACTGAACATACTGCACCAGTAGTATATGCGTTTTTTCTAGGTCGGGATTCTCAGGGTTCTCGCCTATTTAAAGTGATTACAAGTGATACAAAGGGTGTTGTTTTCAAACACACTTTTTCTTGGGCTCTGCTGTTGAATATGTATACAGTAAAATCGCAG TGTCTTCTCGATGGACAAAACAATGGAACGGTCCTCTCCGCATCACCTTTGCCTGATGAAAATTTTGGAAGCTCCTTGGCCTCTTCTAAGGGGGGTAACTCTGCAGTTCCATCCAGCAGTATAAGTAGCATGATGGGAGGTGTTGTTGGGGTTGATTCAACTTGGAAGCTCTTTAATGAGGATTCAACTTCGGTGGAAGAAGGTGTTGTTATATTTCTCACCTATCAAACTGGACTAGTG GTAAAGCTCATTCCAAATTTGGAGGTGTATGCACAACTTCCTAGGCCAGAAGGGGTTCGGGAGGGTTCCATGCCATACACTGCCTGGACATGCTCTACGG GAAATTCTTCCAAGGAGGCAGAAGATAGGGTTTCTTTTCTTGTCATTGCGTGGGATCGTAGAGTTCAGGTTGCCAAGTTGGTAAAATCAGACCTTAAGGAATATGCCAAATGGTCACTTGACAGTCCAGCTATTGGTGTTGTTTGGCTAGATGACCAG TTGCTGGTGATCCCAACTGTGTCGGGCCATTTGTATCTGTTCACAAGAGATGGTGTGGTAATTCACCAGACAAACTTTTCTGTGGCTGGTTCTTCTGGGAATGACCTAATTTCCTATCATACGTACTTTACAAATGTCTTTGGAAATCCTGAGAAAGCTTATCAAAACTCTGTGGGTGTCAGAGGGGCTTCAGTATACATTCTCGGGACTGCGCATCTTATTATCTCCAGACTTTTGCCGTGGAAGGAGCGGGTTGATGTGTTAAGGAGAGGAGGTGACTGGATGGGTGCATTTAACATGGCAATGTCACTTTTTAATGGTCAAGCTCATGGGGTTGTTGACCTCCCCAAAACTGTGGATGCCATAAGGGAAGCCATAGCACCCAGTTTAGCAGAGTTGCTATTTTCCTACGTAGATGAAGTATTTTCTTATATCTCAATAGCATTTTCCAATCAGATTGAAAAAAATGGAGTAACTCATGAGCAAAGCAGTGGAACCAATAATGTCAATTTAGAGATAGAAGAACAATACAATCGTGTTGGTGGTGTTGCCGTTGAATTCTGTGTTCATATTAACAGGATGGATTTGCTCTTTGATGAGATATTTTCCAGATTTGTGGCTGTACAACAAAGAG ATACATTTTTGGAGCTTTTGGAGCCTTATATATTGAGGGATATGCTTGGATCTCTTCCTCCTGAG ATTATGCAAGCGCTGGTTGAACATTATAGTAGGAAAGGATGGCTACAAAGAATTGAGCAGTGTGTACTTCACATGGATATTTCTTCCTTAGATTTCAATCAG GTAGTCAGAATTTGCCGTGAGCATGGGCTTTATGGGGCCTTGCTCTATCTTTTCAACAAGGGGTTGGATGATTTCAGGTCACCTCTGGAGGAACTCCTGATTGTCTTACGGAACAGTGAGAAACAAAGGGCTACAGCCATTGG GTACCGGATGCTTGTTTATCTAAAGTACTGCTTTCTTGGTTTGGCTTTTCCCCCAG GACATGGAACTCTAAATCCTACACGCTTGCCATCACTCAGGACCGAGCTGATTCAGTTTCTACTGGAGAAATCAAACACCCATGATTCTAGTACATGTGTAACATCTCGATGGATTTACTTGAACCTCTACCATCTACTAGAGATGGATACTGAAGCCACTTTAGATGTCCTAAGATATGCATTTGTAGAAAAAGAAATGGTGAATCATGAGGGTCATCTGCTGGAGTCCGGTGAAGTAAGTTTAGAGTCCAAGACTGATGACAGTTTACCCGAAGTTAACAACAATATACTAATCCAGAATCTTATAGATGCTCTAGTTCACGTTCTTGATGGGGACTTAAGCCAGGCTGATGAATCTGGCGAtccaaatgattcagaatcagataAAAATTGGCCGGCTAAGGAGGATTCAAGTCTTCTATATGAGTTTGTTGCATTTTATGCAGCACGTGGTAAAGTTAGTATTCCCAAGAGCGTATTGGCACAGATTTTAGATTACTTAACATCAGATCACATTCATCCAACTTATAACGTATCTTCTAAGTTGAGAGAGACCCAATTACTAAACCTTCTGAAAGCTGTACCGGAGACTGATTGGGATGTAGCTTATGTATCACACCTTTGTGAGAAATCACATTTTTATCAG GTTTGTGGTTATATTCATATTCTCGGTCGAAGGTACGTTGCAGCTTTGGATAGCTACATGAAAGAGGCAGATGAACCCATACATTCGTTTTGCTATGTGAACAATATGCTGTCACGGTTGAGTGGGGATGAATTCACTGCCTTCCAATCTGCAATAATTTGTAGGATTCCCGAGCTCCTTGTATTGAACAG ACAGGGAACATTCTTCCTGATTATTGATAATTTGAAAGACAACATCACACGCATCCAAGAGCAGCTCCATTCTCATCCAAGAAGCTTGTTCCTGTATCTCAAAACTGTCATTGAGGTTCACTTGTCTGGGAGTCTTGATTTTTCTCgtctaaaaaaatatgaagctGCAGATAATTCGGGTGAAAACATTAGAAGGGATATACCCAAAGAGGCTGAGATTTATTTGGAAGAACTTAATGGCTTTCCTAAATTCATCCAAGATAATCCAGTTAATGTGACTGATGACATGATTGAGCTTTACTTAGAG CTATTATGCAAGTACGAACCGAAGTCAGTCTTGAGATTTCTGGAAACCTTTGACAGCTACAGGGTGGAACACTGTCTACGTCTGTGCCAGGAATATGGAATTGTAGATGCAGCAGCATTCCTCTTGGAGAGGGTGGGTGATGCAGCAAGTGCTTTGTCACTTACACTCTCTGGACTCAATGAAAAATATGTTGAACTTGAAAATGCAGTGGATTACCTTATAACACAAATGAAATTGAGTGCTAGCGAAGGAGCCAGCTTGGAACTATTCAGTAGTGCTCTAGAGTTGAAGGAG GTACATGGCATACAAGGTGTTCTGCAAGCTTGTGTAGGATTGTGTCAGCGCAACACTCCTCGTCTTAATCCAGAGGAGTCTGAGATACTTTGGTTTCGCTTTCTTGACAC TTTCTGTGAACCTTTGATGGATTCATATAGGGAACCGAGGAACACCGATGAAATAAATAAAGGTCCATTAGATGTTAAACCGTTGGAACTTAATGTCAATGAATCAGACGTTGCAATTAAGTGGAGGATTCCAGGATCTGATACGGCAGGTACACACATCCTGAGGAAGCTCATATCTCAATTTATCAAAGAGATTGTTGAAGGAATGATAGGATATGTTCGTCTTCCAACAATCATGACAAAACTCCTCTCTGACAACGGTACTCAAGAGTTTGGTGATTTTAAACTTACAATATTGGGAATGCTTGGAACATATGGATTCGAACGGAGAATACTG GATACTGCAAAGTCTTTAATCGAAGATGATACATTCTACTCCATGAACTTACTTAAGAAAGGTGCTTCTCACGGGTATGCACCCAGAAGTTTGCTTTGTTGTATATGCAGTTGCCCTCTCACCAAGACATTTACTGCTCTTCGTGTACGTGTTTTCAACTGTGGCCACGCAACACATCTTCAGTGTGAACCATCAGAGAATGAgacctcatcatcatcgtcatcagtTCATGTCTCCTCATCAGGCTGTCCTGTCTGTATGACCAAGAAGACCAGCAAAAGTTCTTCTAAAGGTAAATCGTTCTACCTGGATTATGGACTAATAAGCACAGTTTCGTCAAACGCCGGGTCTGCACAACGTGCTTCGCCTTACTTACACGAGAATGAAATGAGCAATCATTCTCATAACCAGCAAATATCACGG TTTGAAATCTTAACCAACCTTCAGAAAGATCAGA
- the LOC104707964 gene encoding vacuolar protein sorting-associated protein 8 homolog isoform X2 — protein sequence MLVASLVVESLESQHFNDSDGKCYDTKVSNVEDSSFGDVESDKSDIVIPDSKAEGIDAFVPDDGSSISGISELVEERIVELEKERMSKREKSKSPSFRKQLVLAEEFEKKQAYTGLHWEEGAAAQPMRLEGVKVGSTNLGYFDVDADNTISRTISSQAFKRDHGSPQVLAVHLRFVAVGTSKGVILVIPSKYSSDTADQMESKMIWLGLQGERSQSPVTSVCFNQIGSLLLAGYGDGHVTVWDVQRASVAKVITEHTAPVVYAFFLGRDSQGSRLFKVITSDTKGVVFKHTFSWALLLNMYTVKSQCLLDGQNNGTVLSASPLPDENFGSSLASSKGGNSAVPSSSISSMMGGVVGVDSTWKLFNEDSTSVEEGVVIFLTYQTGLVVKLIPNLEVYAQLPRPEGVREGSMPYTAWTCSTGNSSKEAEDRVSFLVIAWDRRVQVAKLVKSDLKEYAKWSLDSPAIGVVWLDDQLLVIPTVSGHLYLFTRDGVVIHQTNFSVAGSSGNDLISYHTYFTNVFGNPEKAYQNSVGVRGASVYILGTAHLIISRLLPWKERVDVLRRGGDWMGAFNMAMSLFNGQAHGVVDLPKTVDAIREAIAPSLAELLFSYVDEVFSYISIAFSNQIEKNGVTHEQSSGTNNVNLEIEEQYNRVGGVAVEFCVHINRMDLLFDEIFSRFVAVQQRDTFLELLEPYILRDMLGSLPPEIMQALVEHYSRKGWLQRIEQCVLHMDISSLDFNQVVRICREHGLYGALLYLFNKGLDDFRSPLEELLIVLRNSEKQRATAIGYRMLVYLKYCFLGLAFPPGHGTLNPTRLPSLRTELIQFLLEKSNTHDSSTCVTSRWIYLNLYHLLEMDTEATLDVLRYAFVEKEMVNHEGHLLESGEVSLESKTDDSLPEVNNNILIQNLIDALVHVLDGDLSQADESGDPNDSESDKNWPAKEDSSLLYEFVAFYAARGKVSIPKSVLAQILDYLTSDHIHPTYNVSSKLRETQLLNLLKAVPETDWDVAYVSHLCEKSHFYQVCGYIHILGRRYVAALDSYMKEADEPIHSFCYVNNMLSRLSGDEFTAFQSAIICRIPELLVLNRQGTFFLIIDNLKDNITRIQEQLHSHPRSLFLYLKTVIEVHLSGSLDFSRLKKYEAADNSGENIRRDIPKEAEIYLEELNGFPKFIQDNPVNVTDDMIELYLELLCKYEPKSVLRFLETFDSYRVEHCLRLCQEYGIVDAAAFLLERVGDAASALSLTLSGLNEKYVELENAVDYLITQMKLSASEGASLELFSSALELKEVHGIQGVLQACVGLCQRNTPRLNPEESEILWFRFLDTEPRNTDEINKGPLDVKPLELNVNESDVAIKWRIPGSDTAGTHILRKLISQFIKEIVEGMIGYVRLPTIMTKLLSDNGTQEFGDFKLTILGMLGTYGFERRILDTAKSLIEDDTFYSMNLLKKGASHGYAPRSLLCCICSCPLTKTFTALRVRVFNCGHATHLQCEPSENETSSSSSSVHVSSSGCPVCMTKKTSKSSSKGKSFYLDYGLISTVSSNAGSAQRASPYLHENEMSNHSHNQQISRFEILTNLQKDQRLVQIESLPRLRLAPPAVYHEKVSRFSGFTPGESSSGKGTKPVKTEQGKKLKAKGSIFGSRFALGKDKTSRM from the exons ATGTTAGTCGCTTCTTTGGTGGTGGAGTCTTTAGAGTCTCAACATTTTAATGATTCTGATGGCAAGTGCTATGATACTAAGGTAAGCAATGTTGAGGACTCAAGTTTTGGAGATGTTGAGAGTGATAAATCAGATATAGTTATACCGGATTCTAAAGCAGAGGGAATTGATGCTTTTGTTCCTGATGATGGAAGCTCAATTTCTGGCATTTCAGAGCTTGTAGAAGAGAGGATTGTTGAGTTGGAAAAAGAAAGGatgagtaaaagagagaaatcaaaatcaccATCTTTTAGAAAGCAGCTTGTCTTGGCtgaagagtttgagaaaaaacAAGCATATACAGGTTTGCATTGGGAGGAAGGTGCTGCTGCTCAGCCAATGAGACTTGAGGGTGTTAAGGTCGGTTCGACGAATTTAGGTTACTTTGATGTTGATGCTGACAATACCATCAGCCGAACCATTTCATCGCAAGCATTTAAGCGAGACCACGGTTCTCCTCAGGTTTTGGCTGTTCATTTAAGGTTTGTTGCTGTGGGTACATCCAAGGGGGTCATCCTCGTTATACCAAGTAAATATTCTTCTGATACTGCAGATCAAATGGAATCAAAG ATGATTTGGCTTGGTTTACAAGGAGAAAGATCCCAGTCCCCAGTTACCTCCGTTTGCTTCAATCAGATAGGGAGCCTCCTGCTAGCAGGTTATGGTGATGGACATGTTACAGTTTGGGACGTGCAGAGAGCTTCGGTCGCAAAAGTGATCACTGAACATACTGCACCAGTAGTATATGCGTTTTTTCTAGGTCGGGATTCTCAGGGTTCTCGCCTATTTAAAGTGATTACAAGTGATACAAAGGGTGTTGTTTTCAAACACACTTTTTCTTGGGCTCTGCTGTTGAATATGTATACAGTAAAATCGCAG TGTCTTCTCGATGGACAAAACAATGGAACGGTCCTCTCCGCATCACCTTTGCCTGATGAAAATTTTGGAAGCTCCTTGGCCTCTTCTAAGGGGGGTAACTCTGCAGTTCCATCCAGCAGTATAAGTAGCATGATGGGAGGTGTTGTTGGGGTTGATTCAACTTGGAAGCTCTTTAATGAGGATTCAACTTCGGTGGAAGAAGGTGTTGTTATATTTCTCACCTATCAAACTGGACTAGTG GTAAAGCTCATTCCAAATTTGGAGGTGTATGCACAACTTCCTAGGCCAGAAGGGGTTCGGGAGGGTTCCATGCCATACACTGCCTGGACATGCTCTACGG GAAATTCTTCCAAGGAGGCAGAAGATAGGGTTTCTTTTCTTGTCATTGCGTGGGATCGTAGAGTTCAGGTTGCCAAGTTGGTAAAATCAGACCTTAAGGAATATGCCAAATGGTCACTTGACAGTCCAGCTATTGGTGTTGTTTGGCTAGATGACCAG TTGCTGGTGATCCCAACTGTGTCGGGCCATTTGTATCTGTTCACAAGAGATGGTGTGGTAATTCACCAGACAAACTTTTCTGTGGCTGGTTCTTCTGGGAATGACCTAATTTCCTATCATACGTACTTTACAAATGTCTTTGGAAATCCTGAGAAAGCTTATCAAAACTCTGTGGGTGTCAGAGGGGCTTCAGTATACATTCTCGGGACTGCGCATCTTATTATCTCCAGACTTTTGCCGTGGAAGGAGCGGGTTGATGTGTTAAGGAGAGGAGGTGACTGGATGGGTGCATTTAACATGGCAATGTCACTTTTTAATGGTCAAGCTCATGGGGTTGTTGACCTCCCCAAAACTGTGGATGCCATAAGGGAAGCCATAGCACCCAGTTTAGCAGAGTTGCTATTTTCCTACGTAGATGAAGTATTTTCTTATATCTCAATAGCATTTTCCAATCAGATTGAAAAAAATGGAGTAACTCATGAGCAAAGCAGTGGAACCAATAATGTCAATTTAGAGATAGAAGAACAATACAATCGTGTTGGTGGTGTTGCCGTTGAATTCTGTGTTCATATTAACAGGATGGATTTGCTCTTTGATGAGATATTTTCCAGATTTGTGGCTGTACAACAAAGAG ATACATTTTTGGAGCTTTTGGAGCCTTATATATTGAGGGATATGCTTGGATCTCTTCCTCCTGAG ATTATGCAAGCGCTGGTTGAACATTATAGTAGGAAAGGATGGCTACAAAGAATTGAGCAGTGTGTACTTCACATGGATATTTCTTCCTTAGATTTCAATCAG GTAGTCAGAATTTGCCGTGAGCATGGGCTTTATGGGGCCTTGCTCTATCTTTTCAACAAGGGGTTGGATGATTTCAGGTCACCTCTGGAGGAACTCCTGATTGTCTTACGGAACAGTGAGAAACAAAGGGCTACAGCCATTGG GTACCGGATGCTTGTTTATCTAAAGTACTGCTTTCTTGGTTTGGCTTTTCCCCCAG GACATGGAACTCTAAATCCTACACGCTTGCCATCACTCAGGACCGAGCTGATTCAGTTTCTACTGGAGAAATCAAACACCCATGATTCTAGTACATGTGTAACATCTCGATGGATTTACTTGAACCTCTACCATCTACTAGAGATGGATACTGAAGCCACTTTAGATGTCCTAAGATATGCATTTGTAGAAAAAGAAATGGTGAATCATGAGGGTCATCTGCTGGAGTCCGGTGAAGTAAGTTTAGAGTCCAAGACTGATGACAGTTTACCCGAAGTTAACAACAATATACTAATCCAGAATCTTATAGATGCTCTAGTTCACGTTCTTGATGGGGACTTAAGCCAGGCTGATGAATCTGGCGAtccaaatgattcagaatcagataAAAATTGGCCGGCTAAGGAGGATTCAAGTCTTCTATATGAGTTTGTTGCATTTTATGCAGCACGTGGTAAAGTTAGTATTCCCAAGAGCGTATTGGCACAGATTTTAGATTACTTAACATCAGATCACATTCATCCAACTTATAACGTATCTTCTAAGTTGAGAGAGACCCAATTACTAAACCTTCTGAAAGCTGTACCGGAGACTGATTGGGATGTAGCTTATGTATCACACCTTTGTGAGAAATCACATTTTTATCAG GTTTGTGGTTATATTCATATTCTCGGTCGAAGGTACGTTGCAGCTTTGGATAGCTACATGAAAGAGGCAGATGAACCCATACATTCGTTTTGCTATGTGAACAATATGCTGTCACGGTTGAGTGGGGATGAATTCACTGCCTTCCAATCTGCAATAATTTGTAGGATTCCCGAGCTCCTTGTATTGAACAG ACAGGGAACATTCTTCCTGATTATTGATAATTTGAAAGACAACATCACACGCATCCAAGAGCAGCTCCATTCTCATCCAAGAAGCTTGTTCCTGTATCTCAAAACTGTCATTGAGGTTCACTTGTCTGGGAGTCTTGATTTTTCTCgtctaaaaaaatatgaagctGCAGATAATTCGGGTGAAAACATTAGAAGGGATATACCCAAAGAGGCTGAGATTTATTTGGAAGAACTTAATGGCTTTCCTAAATTCATCCAAGATAATCCAGTTAATGTGACTGATGACATGATTGAGCTTTACTTAGAG CTATTATGCAAGTACGAACCGAAGTCAGTCTTGAGATTTCTGGAAACCTTTGACAGCTACAGGGTGGAACACTGTCTACGTCTGTGCCAGGAATATGGAATTGTAGATGCAGCAGCATTCCTCTTGGAGAGGGTGGGTGATGCAGCAAGTGCTTTGTCACTTACACTCTCTGGACTCAATGAAAAATATGTTGAACTTGAAAATGCAGTGGATTACCTTATAACACAAATGAAATTGAGTGCTAGCGAAGGAGCCAGCTTGGAACTATTCAGTAGTGCTCTAGAGTTGAAGGAG GTACATGGCATACAAGGTGTTCTGCAAGCTTGTGTAGGATTGTGTCAGCGCAACACTCCTCGTCTTAATCCAGAGGAGTCTGAGATACTTTGGTTTCGCTTTCTTGACAC GGAACCGAGGAACACCGATGAAATAAATAAAGGTCCATTAGATGTTAAACCGTTGGAACTTAATGTCAATGAATCAGACGTTGCAATTAAGTGGAGGATTCCAGGATCTGATACGGCAGGTACACACATCCTGAGGAAGCTCATATCTCAATTTATCAAAGAGATTGTTGAAGGAATGATAGGATATGTTCGTCTTCCAACAATCATGACAAAACTCCTCTCTGACAACGGTACTCAAGAGTTTGGTGATTTTAAACTTACAATATTGGGAATGCTTGGAACATATGGATTCGAACGGAGAATACTG GATACTGCAAAGTCTTTAATCGAAGATGATACATTCTACTCCATGAACTTACTTAAGAAAGGTGCTTCTCACGGGTATGCACCCAGAAGTTTGCTTTGTTGTATATGCAGTTGCCCTCTCACCAAGACATTTACTGCTCTTCGTGTACGTGTTTTCAACTGTGGCCACGCAACACATCTTCAGTGTGAACCATCAGAGAATGAgacctcatcatcatcgtcatcagtTCATGTCTCCTCATCAGGCTGTCCTGTCTGTATGACCAAGAAGACCAGCAAAAGTTCTTCTAAAGGTAAATCGTTCTACCTGGATTATGGACTAATAAGCACAGTTTCGTCAAACGCCGGGTCTGCACAACGTGCTTCGCCTTACTTACACGAGAATGAAATGAGCAATCATTCTCATAACCAGCAAATATCACGG TTTGAAATCTTAACCAACCTTCAGAAAGATCAGA